TTCCCCCTGAAACTGCAATTATTTCTCTACGCCGGTTTTCTGATTGCCTACGGGGTAAAACTGCCCATCTTCCCCCTCCATACTTGGCTACCGGATGCCCACGGCGAAGCCACTGCCCCCGCCCATATGTTACTAGCGGGAATTTTGCTTAAAATGGGTGGTTATGCGCTCTTACGGATGAATATGGGGATGTTACCCGATGCTCACGCCGTTTTCGCCCCCGTTTTGGTGATTTTAGGGGTAGTTAATATTATCTACGCTGCCTTAACTTCCTTTGCCCAACGCAATCTTAAGCGCAAAATTGCCTATTCTTCCATCTCTCACATGGGATTTGTCCTGATTGGTATGGCTTCCTTTACCGATATTGGTACAAGTGGGGCGATGTTACAGATGATTTCCCACGGACTGATTGGGGCGAGTTTATTCTTTATGGTCGGTTGTACCTATGATCGCACCCATACCCTGATGTTAGACGAGATGGGCGGTGTCGGCAAGAAAATGAAGAAAGTTTTTGCCATGTGGACCACCTGTTCCCTCGCTTCCCTCGCTTTGCCCGGGATGAGCGGTTTTGTGGCGGAATTAATGGTATTTATCGGTTTTGCCACCAGTGATGCCTATAGTCCCACTTTCCGCGTCATCATCGTCTTTTTAGCGGCTATCGGTGTCATTCTCACCCCGATTTATCTGTTGTCCATGTTGCGAGAAATTCTCTACGGGCCGGAAAATAAGGAATTAGAAGAACACCATGTCCTAGTGGATGCGGAACCCCGGGAAGTCTTTATCATCGCTTCTCTATTAGTGCCAATTATCGGCATTGGACTCTATCCCAAAGTGGCCACGACGATTTACGATGCTACTACCAATAAATTAACCGCCCTAGCGCGTAATTCTGTCCCCAGTTTGGTACAACAGGCAAAGGCAAAAACCCCTAGTTTCTCCCTTTATTCCCTAAAAGCTCCCGAAATCTAAGGAGTTACCAGTTATCAGTTATCAGTTATCAGTTATCAGATTTGAGTTTTAAGTGAGCAGTATTAAATCCCACTTTCCGCACTTCTTAACATTCAATTGATAATTTTTACTAATATTAAATCCGGTTATTAAAGAATGATTATTTATTCTCCCTTTTGCCTTTTGCCTCTCCTCATAACTAGCCTGTACTCAACGAATTTAGTATAATATATTGCTGACAACCCTTTGACAGTAAGGATGATAGTTACAATCATGGATTTTTATCAAGGTGAAGAATTGTAAATTTCTTTCTCAGAAAAAATCAATTATTGAAAATATTCTCAATAGTAGTTTCTACAATGAAGGTTTTTTGTCAAAACATCTTGGGGAATGTAAAAACATATAAAAGTATATGAAGATGTGCGGAATGTCGGTTAAATAGTAGTTTCCCACTGTCTTTTCACTGTTTACTGATTACTTTTCACTGATAACTGAAAAATCCCCACCCTACCCAATCACCTCGTGTAAATCCGTCGGTGCGAGATGGGGATAAACCGCTTCACCATCTTTAAACCAGATAATGCGCTGGCAGTGACGCGCCACATCGGCCTCGTGAGTTACCATGACGATAGTAATGCCACTGTTATTCAATTCCGAGAAAATAGCCATCACCTCTTGGGTAGTTTTTGAGTCCAGCGCCCCTGTCGGTTCATCGGCAAGTAATAATATGGGTTGATTGACAATTGCCCTAGCAATAGCGACGCGCTGCTGTTGTCCCCCCGATAATTGATTCGGTTTATTGTGCAGTCGATTATCTAATTTTACCCTCGTTAAAGCAGCGATCGCTCTTTCCTTTCTTTCCTGGGGAGAAACCCCACCATAAATCATCGGTAACATGACATTTTCTAGCGCACTCATCTGGGGTAAAAGATGGAATTGCTGGAAAACAAAGCCGATTTTACGATTGCGAATCTGAGCTAAATCCCCATCTGGCAGCGTGGAAACGTCGAGATTTTCTAGATAATAAGCTCCCGAGGTGGGACGATCAAGACAGCCGATAATATTCATGGCTGTGGATTTTCCCGAACCCGAAGCCCCCATAATAGCGCAATATTCCCCTTTTTTCAGGCTTAAATTGATGTTATTAAGGGCTTTAACCATGGTTTCGCCACTGCCGTAGATTTTAGACACATTTTCGAGGCGAATAATTACTGGCTGATAGACTTCGGCTTTATCGTTGCGTTGGCTGAGAGAGGAAGTATCAAAACTCATGAAATAAATAAAGATAAAACCAATAAATGCAGCTATTCTAACCTGAGCAATTTTCCATTCAAGCAACGTCCTTGAGAAAACCGACCAGAGGCAAGAAAACCGGCGCTAAATTCGATCGAGCTACGGCTAAACAGGGATAGGAGCGATCACTATAATTTTCCCCCGGCTGCAAGGGAAAAATCTTTTCTCCTAAAGAGATAAATACCCCGCCGGCGGCCTGTAGAATTGCCCAAACCGCGGCAATATCCCAGACTTTTGGGGTTGCTTCCACTCCTCCCAAAACCGTGCCATCGGCAACCAAAAGCAGATTATAACTAGCCACTCCTATCATCCGCACTTTGCAGGGAAAGGGATTTTTCAATATATCTGTACTACGAGCGCAGAGATTAAACAGATGATTTTTGCTAGGAAAATCTTCGCTGGTGTGAATCGGTTGACCGTCGCGGTAGGCCCCTAGCGGACCGGTTAAACCCGTCTCACCGTACCAATAACCATAATAGGCCTGTTTTAGGCAGGGGAGATAAACAAATCCGAACACAGGAGTGCCCCGGTAGAGAAGTCCTAGGGAAATGCCCCAGATGGGAATACCGCGAGTAAAATTAGTCGTGCCGTCGATCGGATCCACTACCCAACACCATTCTTGATCCGGGAAAATATGGGTAGTTTCCTCGGTTAAGACTCCATGATCCCGGAAAGTGCCAGCAATTAGCGATCGCAATTCCCCATCAGACCAACGGTCGGCAGCCGTCACTAAAGTCCCATCTGCTTTATTGGTGGCCTGTAATTTGCCAAAATCAGCCAGTAAGCGATCGCCAACCTGGCCAGTAGCCTGATAACAAAAGTCTAAAACCTGACTCCAAAAAGTTTCCATAATTTTCTCGTTCGTCTTCTAGTAGAATATCAAATCATTGTCTAAACTTAGGTAGTCGAGATTGAGCGCGGAACCCCACAAGGAGATCAGACTAGCTACCCGTCTAGAAGCGATACTTTACCTAAAAGGGCAGCCTGTCCCCTTAACCGAGATGGTGACATTAACCAATAGCGATCGCTTGACGGTGGAAGATGCCATGATCGAGTTAATGTCCGATTATGCACACCGGGATAGTGCCTTGGAAGTGGTGGAAACCCCCCTCGGTTATAGTTTACAATTGCGGTCAGCTTATCAGAATTTGATCGAAGACCTGATCCCGGCCGAATTAGGCACGGGAACCCTCCGCACTTTAGCAGCGATCGCGCTCAAAGGACCGATTTTGCAAGCGGATTTAATTAATTTACGCGGCAGTACGGCCTATCAACAGGTTCAGGACTTGGTAGAACGAGGATTTGTGAGAAAACGCAAGCAAAATGAGGGTAGATCGTACTGGTTAGAAGTAACCGATAAATTTCATCAATATTTCGAGGTTGACAATCTTAGAGAACAGGGTATTCTTGAATCTACCGATCAGGAATAGGGAGATAGAGGGTATATTATGGGTAAATATTTCTGATCACTGAGCTAAACTTGAAGAAGATGGGGGGACTTCGGGCAATCAAGAAGAGCGATTTGTTAACCTAAATCTAATAACCACTACAGCGTGGGAGTTCTGATGACTTTTAATCCTGATTTTTTTCCCTGGGAAACCGAAGAACAAAATGATAACTGTCTGATGCAGTATCTCCAGCAGCAGCATCCTGAAACCCTTGAGAGAATAGCCCAATCGGTCAGTAGCGAAATTAAAGATATTATCTCGCAAAACGTCAAGGGATTGGTAGGAATGTTGCCCTCGGAGAATTTTGCGGTACAAATTACCACCGACCGCGAGAATTTGGCGAATCTTCTCGCTTCAGCGATGATGACAGGTTATTTCCTCGGTCAAGTGGAGAAGCGCCATCATTTAGAATCAATTTTGTTAGCTACAGAATCAATTAAATTGGGCAAAAAACCCAAAATAGATTAATCTTCACCCAAGATAGAGACACTTTCATCGGTGTCTCTATCGGTTTTTAACCCCCTTTGGCAAAACTCACCATCACCAAAATCGAGAGCAGGATACCGGGGACAAGTAAACCCGCTAATAATCCAAATTCAGTCAGCGTCATAGGAGAATATGCCCACAATTCCATCACTTTTTACTCTAACCCCCTCTTCTGGCTACCTCAACAAAGCTTAAGGAAAATTTAAAGCCTTTTATCGGTTTTTCTCCTATCAGTTGTCCAACTACACAAACCAAAGAGAGTCTTTTTGATGTGGGTAAGCGGTTTATAATTCTTTGTTCAGCGCCTCGTATAAAGCTGAATAATCCTCCTCTGCTAATCCCATTGCTAAAGCTTTTTCCAGAAGACGCTCTACTCCTGTTAGGGGAAAAGTGGTTAAATCTAACTTCTCCGATTCCTCTAAAAAGAGATTAACATCTTTGAGTAAATGTTTAGTGGGAAAGTTAGGGTTAGCATAATTTTTCTCTAACATTCTGGTTAATTTTTTGTCAAAAGTAGGCGCATATAAGGCACTTTGACGCAGGATAGTCATGAACTTTTCTAAATCTACTCCTTGCTGGGATAAAAAAGCTAAACTCAAGGCAAAAGCACTGGTTAGAGTGGCAATTAATTGATTTAAAGCTAATTTTAACGCCGCAGCGGTTCCCACTTCCCCGATTAACATCGGTTCTTGACCAAAATATGCTAATAAATTTGACCATTGATGGAACTGTTTCTCCGTTGCTCCCACCATAACTAAGAGAGTCCCCTTTTTAGCTTCGGGAATACTTCCTAACACGGGTGCTTCTAGATATTCTCCCCCTTTAGCCACAATTTGATCTCGCAGTTGTTTACTTTCAGAAGGAGCAATAGTTCCCATCTGGATAATAGTCCGATTATTGAAGTTAGATTGCTCGGAATTTAATCCTAAAACCTCTTGGATAGCGGCTGCATTAGTTAACATTAAAATCAGACAATCTGCCTCTTGAATTACTTGTTCAGGAGAGCTAACTGTTTTGGCTCCCAACTGCTGTAAAGGTGTCAATTTTTCTAAGGTGCGATTATAGGCAATAACAGGAATTTTCTGATTTAATAATCTTTCTACCATTGGCGTTCCCATTAATCCCGTTCCCAAAATTCCAACTTTCATAACTTAATTTTCCCTGATTTAGTGATTAATTTTTACTTGTTTTTATGGCTGTCCAATGACGTTCAGAAGACTGATAAATTTTAACATTTTTTAAGCCTGATTGCTGGATTAAATCGGCGATTTCTGCTAGGGTAAAAGCCGCTCGCAGGGAGTCTTGAAATAGTTGCGATTGTCGGGGAGAAAAATTAGGATCGATTTCCCTCACCATCCCCTGGATTATTTCCTCGGAATCGGGACGGAATAAATCTCTTAAAAAAATGCCACCATGGGGTTTTAAAACTCGCTTAATTTCGCGTAAAAAAGGCAGAGGATTTTCGAGATGATGGATTAAACTATTAGAAATAACTAAATCAAATTGCTCGGATTGGTAGGGAAGATTTTTTCCATCAACTTTCTCCAATTTGATCTGTTCTTGACAGTTAGCATTAAGGATATTTTTTTGACCAATTTCTAACATAGAATCGGC
This portion of the Microcystis aeruginosa NIES-2549 genome encodes:
- a CDS encoding NAD(P)-dependent oxidoreductase; the protein is MKVGILGTGLMGTPMVERLLNQKIPVIAYNRTLEKLTPLQQLGAKTVSSPEQVIQEADCLILMLTNAAAIQEVLGLNSEQSNFNNRTIIQMGTIAPSESKQLRDQIVAKGGEYLEAPVLGSIPEAKKGTLLVMVGATEKQFHQWSNLLAYFGQEPMLIGEVGTAAALKLALNQLIATLTSAFALSLAFLSQQGVDLEKFMTILRQSALYAPTFDKKLTRMLEKNYANPNFPTKHLLKDVNLFLEESEKLDLTTFPLTGVERLLEKALAMGLAEEDYSALYEALNKEL
- a CDS encoding DUF760 domain-containing protein, whose translation is MTFNPDFFPWETEEQNDNCLMQYLQQQHPETLERIAQSVSSEIKDIISQNVKGLVGMLPSENFAVQITTDRENLANLLASAMMTGYFLGQVEKRHHLESILLATESIKLGKKPKID
- a CDS encoding class I SAM-dependent methyltransferase; translation: MERILEPEVMDDREEALEYDAMDFTEVNTNFAKEAIQLAGINARVLDVGTGTARIPIMISQLRPQWQIIAIDLADSMLEIGQKNILNANCQEQIKLEKVDGKNLPYQSEQFDLVISNSLIHHLENPLPFLREIKRVLKPHGGIFLRDLFRPDSEEIIQGMVREIDPNFSPRQSQLFQDSLRAAFTLAEIADLIQQSGLKNVKIYQSSERHWTAIKTSKN
- a CDS encoding inositol monophosphatase family protein; the encoded protein is METFWSQVLDFCYQATGQVGDRLLADFGKLQATNKADGTLVTAADRWSDGELRSLIAGTFRDHGVLTEETTHIFPDQEWCWVVDPIDGTTNFTRGIPIWGISLGLLYRGTPVFGFVYLPCLKQAYYGYWYGETGLTGPLGAYRDGQPIHTSEDFPSKNHLFNLCARSTDILKNPFPCKVRMIGVASYNLLLVADGTVLGGVEATPKVWDIAAVWAILQAAGGVFISLGEKIFPLQPGENYSDRSYPCLAVARSNLAPVFLPLVGFLKDVA
- the ndhD1 gene encoding photosynthetic/respiratory NAD(P)H-quinone oxidoreductase subunit D1, whose translation is MNLTNFPWLTAIILFPIVAALLVPIIPDKDGKTVRWFALTVGLIDFALIIYAFYTSYDFANPNLQLVESYQWLPEIDLRWSLGADGLSMPLIILTGFITTLAILAAWPVTFKPKLFYFLMLLMYGGQIAVFAVQDLLLFFLVWELELVPVYLILSIWGGKRRLYAATKFILYTAGGSLFILVAALTMAFYGDTVSFDMVTIAGKDFPLKLQLFLYAGFLIAYGVKLPIFPLHTWLPDAHGEATAPAHMLLAGILLKMGGYALLRMNMGMLPDAHAVFAPVLVILGVVNIIYAALTSFAQRNLKRKIAYSSISHMGFVLIGMASFTDIGTSGAMLQMISHGLIGASLFFMVGCTYDRTHTLMLDEMGGVGKKMKKVFAMWTTCSLASLALPGMSGFVAELMVFIGFATSDAYSPTFRVIIVFLAAIGVILTPIYLLSMLREILYGPENKELEEHHVLVDAEPREVFIIASLLVPIIGIGLYPKVATTIYDATTNKLTALARNSVPSLVQQAKAKTPSFSLYSLKAPEI
- a CDS encoding ABC transporter ATP-binding protein, with translation MSFDTSSLSQRNDKAEVYQPVIIRLENVSKIYGSGETMVKALNNINLSLKKGEYCAIMGASGSGKSTAMNIIGCLDRPTSGAYYLENLDVSTLPDGDLAQIRNRKIGFVFQQFHLLPQMSALENVMLPMIYGGVSPQERKERAIAALTRVKLDNRLHNKPNQLSGGQQQRVAIARAIVNQPILLLADEPTGALDSKTTQEVMAIFSELNNSGITIVMVTHEADVARHCQRIIWFKDGEAVYPHLAPTDLHEVIG
- the scpB gene encoding SMC-Scp complex subunit ScpB; this translates as MSAEPHKEIRLATRLEAILYLKGQPVPLTEMVTLTNSDRLTVEDAMIELMSDYAHRDSALEVVETPLGYSLQLRSAYQNLIEDLIPAELGTGTLRTLAAIALKGPILQADLINLRGSTAYQQVQDLVERGFVRKRKQNEGRSYWLEVTDKFHQYFEVDNLREQGILESTDQE